One window of the Triticum dicoccoides isolate Atlit2015 ecotype Zavitan chromosome 3B, WEW_v2.0, whole genome shotgun sequence genome contains the following:
- the LOC119276976 gene encoding uncharacterized protein LOC119276976 has protein sequence MPATHLAILVLVLVYFLVWKMVSYPPNNFSLSLQRPGRSLPPSWAVQHDSAKSFDAPAQEAAADSRAGRQCPCARFKGHGILRPFELGDGPIQHPTCPRTTPSITTRTLVPQQRPGRSPSAP, from the exons ATGCCAGCAACCCATCTTGCTATACTCGTGCTTGTACTTGTTTATTTTCTTGTTTGGAAAATGGTTTCTTATCCTCCTAACAACTTTTCTCTGTCGCTACAGCGCCCCGGCCGTTCATTGCCACCATCCTGGGCCGTTCAACATGACAGTGCCAAGTCGTTCGATGCCCCAGCTCAGGAG GCCGCTGCTGACTCCCGTGCAGGCCGCCAATGCCCCTGTGCAAGGTTCAAAGGCCATGGAATTCTGCGACCATTTGAGCTGGGCGACGGACCTATACaacatccaacatgtcctcgtacTACACCAAGCATAACCACAAG AACGCTCGTGCCACAGCAGCGCCCAGGCCGTTCACCATCAGCACCATAG